TGCCTCCAATTCACCCGGCGATGCGGATTTTTCGCCCCGGATGACCGCTACCGGCGCCAGCTCGCCGCACAGATCACCGAGCGTGGTGTCCTGGGGTGACGACGTGCCGGCGATCACGAACGGGATCCCCGCTACCTCCAGCGGGTGGCAGCTGTGGGCCAGACAGGCCTCCACAACGGACGGCGCCGCGAGTTCAGCCACGTCGAACATCGCACCCGACACATCGCTGTCGGCAAATGCCTTTCGCAAGATGTCATTGGACAGCCGCGCCACCACGCGTACACCGGGATTGGCTCTGTCCGCCAGAAGCGCGACTTCGAGATTCACCGAGTCGTCGCTCCCGGCGCAGACTACGGCGCGTGCGTGCGCGATACCCGCTCGGTAGAGGTCATTCTTTGTGCCGGCTCGCTTGGTGTCCTCGAGTCGGATCACGGTGGCACCGGCCGTTCTCAACTCATCAACAATCGTCATTGCCAGCGCGTCGTCGCCGCTGACGATGATGTGGTCGGTGCTCATCCCGAGGCCGTTCCTACTTTCGGCATAGTTGTACCACCAGAATTGCACGGCAGTCGCCAGAGCTGGGTGTTTCGTTGGGAAACTCGTCCGATGGATGCGCTGCTGCAATTTGCCGACGACGAGAACGCCAGGTCACTTCTTCGACACAATCTCGCCACAGTCCTACCCGGTAGGCATAACTCAGCGCCACCATGAATGCAGCCGACAGGGGAGGCATTCTTGCTACGGAAAGTGATCTTGGCGATGCTCGTCGCCGGCTGCCTGCTGAATCCACTGGTCGCGCCCGCAAAGGCCGACCCGACCTGTGGGGTCAACCTTGCTGCGCCCGAGATCGCGGCGGCCATCAAGACGCTGCCGGCCCTGCCGAACAATGCCCCGTGGGATGCCAAACCACACAGCTTCGATCCGAGCAGCAATTACAACCCGTGCTCCACACTGTCGACGGTCATCATCACCGTCACCGGAGCCACCGGCAGTTCACCGGACCTAGCGCTGCTCTTCCACAGGGGTGCCTTCG
The nucleotide sequence above comes from Mycobacterium vicinigordonae. Encoded proteins:
- a CDS encoding LppP/LprE family lipoprotein, which translates into the protein MLRKVILAMLVAGCLLNPLVAPAKADPTCGVNLAAPEIAAAIKTLPALPNNAPWDAKPHSFDPSSNYNPCSTLSTVIITVTGATGSSPDLALLFHRGAFAGVATSKAYPFTSLNTAKTTDNTVALDYKDGSNVCTACPGPTTTVRFQWQGNQAVALDPLPTW